One Vibrio sp. CDRSL-10 TSBA genomic window, ATCGTCCAGGCTGTGTCGCAGGCGTGTCATCATGCCACTGACCGCCGGCTGGCTGACCGAGAGTTTTTCAGCCGCTCTGGAGACGTTTTTCTCATCCATCAGAGTGTCAAAGACGCGAAGAAGATTCAGATCAAGGTTTTTAATATTTGCCATAATCAGAGCTTATTGTTTTGTAACGTTATTTTTAATATAGAGCAAAAAAGCCGCTCTCAAGGACCTTGAGAGCGGCTTTCTGAATTTAGTGGAGCAAAGTCATTGTTATTTTGCTTTACGGGCTGCTTCAACCAGACCGTCTAACCATTCCTGATGACCATTAATCATTGGGTTTGGTTTAGTTGCCGCTAATTCTTTAGCAGGGTTACCATTTTGGGTTTCCTGAGTCAGGATGCGAACTCGATTGCCAGAAAGATCTTCAATTAACCAGGCATGGTGTACATCTAAACGAGTGTCACCTTCGCCTGACCAGCCATGCCATGCAACACGTGCAGGTTGACCTTCTACCGGTGCAACATGTTCAACACATTGCGACTCAACCGGGAAACCGAAAGTTTCGAAATAGAATCGAACATTATTTTCTAGCTCAGGGCCTTTTTCGTCATAAAAACGAGGATTAGCAGAGTTAGCATAGTAAGTTGGCCATAATGCAGGCGTGTTAAGTAGAGGCCAGATATCTTTTGTCGAAAGACCAGCGACAATCACTTCATTTGAACAGTAGTTGTCAGTAAAACCGGGTAAAAAGCCTTCAGGCCAGATGATGTCACTCATAATGAATTCCTTATGTTTGAATAGTGAAACATGTTGTTTCGTTGATGGTGATATCATCCGATTTTTGAGCTTATCACTCCAATCACAAAAAAGGATATGGGGTATAACGCTCACTTATATCTAAATCTTTGCGACGTATTTTCCCCGGGAATGCCCTTGCCTGATTTGGTTAAGAATTTCCGGGATATCGCTTAAGGTAATTGTGTTGGTTTGCGGAGAAGCAATGATGTTCTGCTCAAGAAGGGTATTCATGGCAATACCTGCTTGAGTGATCGATTTCATGCCCATTTTGCCATTAACGTGACCGGCTCCCAGACTTAACTGATGCATAGTTAACCCGCGATCAAATGCATTTTGATGTTGTGTAGAATCAATGGTGCTTACCAATTCCACCAATTGCCCGTCAAAGCCAAGTATTGAGGAAGTCAGTGCCTGTGCCGGACCTCCGATACAATCCAGTGCACATTCAACCGCCTGATTTTCGACGATGGCGTTCACCTTGGTGAGAAGTCGCAGATCCCTATAATCGAGGCAGTGCGTTGCACCTAATGATGTAGCGTAATCAAAGTTATGTTCGGAGCAGACAGCAATGATGGTATCAAGCTGAAAATAGCGGCTGAGTTGGAGTGCATAGCTTCCTACGCCGCCGCTTCAATATCGGATAGGTCAGGATGTTTCGTTAATGTACGAGAGTCATGAACGGAAAATGAAGCAAAACCACCCTGACGGCGGCGCATATTGCCGTGATAGAGAACACGATCACCGATATTCCAATCGCTGACCTGGCTACCTTTAGCAACAATCACACCAGAGACATCAAGCCCGCCAACCATGTCACGATTACCAGCTTCAGTGATTCCAAACCAGTAATTAATTTTCGCATCAACCGGATTAAGACCAACCGCATGGACTTCGACGATAACGTCGAAGGGTGTTTCTAACTCTGACTCTGCGATATTCGTGACCGCAAAGCGGTCCGATTCCGGGTGATAGGTGACAGCTTTCATTTTCCGTTCCTTTAACATTGGGTGGGCTTAGTTATACGCACCGCTCGAATAAGTTAATTCGTAGCTATGGCTGTAAATCTCTAAGATATTACCGAAAGGGTCTTCCATGTAGACCATACGGTATGGTTTCTCACCCGGGTAGTAAAAACGAGGTGCTTTCATACGTTTTTTACCGCCGGCGGCAACAATTTTTTCAGCCAGCTCTTCTACGTTTGGATCTTGCACGCAGAAGTGGAAAACGCCGGTTTTCCAGTATTCGAAGTTGTTTTCCGGATTTTTCGCATTTTCAAATTGGAATATCTCAACCCCAATTCGATCACCAGTTGAGAGGTGAGCAATCTTAAAACTTGACCAACCCTGACCAAAAACATCGGTGCACATTTCACCGATAGGACTGTCGTCTTCTACAATAGTTGTTGGTTCCATGATCAGGTACCAACCAAGCACTTCGGTATAAAACTTCACGGCCTTTTTCAGATCCGGTACTGAGATACCGATATGGGAGAAGGTTCTTGGGTATGTGTTTGTGGCTGACATTAAGCAGTTCCTTATTGAATTCAAGTCATGTTATGCCATTTTAGAATTTGCCTTATGAAATAAAAAATTATTAAATATTCTCATTATGATAAATTAAGGTTATTAAAGTGCTGAATCCTATCTGGCTTAATACTTTTAAAACTCTGGTTGAAATGGGACATTTCACCCGTACTGCCGAAGTGCTCAATATGACCCAGCCTGGTGTTAGTCAGCATATAAATAAATTGGAATCTGCGTGTGGGTATCAGTTAATACGACGATTCAACAAACAGTTTGAGTTAACAGTTTATGGCGACAAAGTGTATCAATATGCTCTCAAACGAATGGAAGACGAAGCCGAGTTATTACAAGACTTAGGAAGAGATGAACCTTTTAGTGGTCGTTGCACCATTGGTTGTTCAGGGACTTTTGCCTGGTTGATATACCCGGAATTGCTTTCATTGCAATCTGAATATCCCAATCTTTCAATTGAACTTGAAGCTACACCCAATCATCGAGTGTTTGAGCAAATACAAAACGGAACACTTGATATTGGTTTAGTGACTAAAAAGCCTAATCCCAAGTATTTCGATAGCAAGGTAGTTGGTACCGAGTCTTTGGTTTTCGTTGTTCCTAAATTTGTAAATACCGCATTACCACTTGATGAAGTGCTGTCGGAAACTTGGCGTTATACGCCATCCGGATCTATCGCATTATTTTCAAACTTATGTTGAGAAGTCTGATTTATCACTACTATCAAAGTTGGACCTCGATGGTATCTCAACGCAAAGTTACATTAATCAAATTCACCAAATTTTGGTGCCAATTTCAAAAGGAATCGGTTTTACGGTGGTGCCGAAATGTTGTGTCAGTTTATTTCCCGAACGGGATGAATTGCAGGTATTGGACATTGAAAAAAATGTCAAAGAGCCAGTCTATCTGGTTAGTAAACGTCATTCCCAACTTGCGCGGCGCTATGATCAAGTAGTCAAAGTCATTGAAGATACGTTAAAACAATGCGAATGAAGCGTGTATGAAAGGTTGGAATGTTAGTATCGTTTAAGAAGAGATGATTATTTTAGGAGTATTTAACTGACGTGAATAATGACATCCGAAATTTAGATTTAAATCTGCTCAAAGCATTCGATGCATTGATGGATGAAGGCAGTGTCACTCGAGCCGCTCAACGTTTAGTACTGACGCAACCAGCAGTGAGTGCGATGCTGACACGTTTGAGAGATTATTTCGACGATCCGCTTTTTGTTCGTTTCTCAGCGTGGAATGGTTCCGACAGAGCGAGCGCTA contains:
- a CDS encoding SRPBCC domain-containing protein; amino-acid sequence: MSDIIWPEGFLPGFTDNYCSNEVIVAGLSTKDIWPLLNTPALWPTYYANSANPRFYDEKGPELENNVRFYFETFGFPVESQCVEHVAPVEGQPARVAWHGWSGEGDTRLDVHHAWLIEDLSGNRVRILTQETQNGNPAKELAATKPNPMINGHQEWLDGLVEAARKAK
- a CDS encoding zinc-binding dehydrogenase — protein: MIAVCSEHNFDYATSLGATHCLDYRDLRLLTKVNAIVENQAVECALDCIGGPAQALTSSILGFDGQLVELVSTIDSTQHQNAFDRGLTMHQLSLGAGHVNGKMGMKSITQAGIAMNTLLEQNIIASPQTNTITLSDIPEILNQIRQGHSRGKYVAKI
- a CDS encoding alcohol dehydrogenase catalytic domain-containing protein codes for the protein MKAVTYHPESDRFAVTNIAESELETPFDVIVEVHAVGLNPVDAKINYWFGITEAGNRDMVGGLDVSGVIVAKGSQVSDWNIGDRVLYHGNMRRRQGGFASFSVHDSRTLTKHPDLSDIEAAA
- a CDS encoding lactoylglutathione lyase family protein, yielding MSATNTYPRTFSHIGISVPDLKKAVKFYTEVLGWYLIMEPTTIVEDDSPIGEMCTDVFGQGWSSFKIAHLSTGDRIGVEIFQFENAKNPENNFEYWKTGVFHFCVQDPNVEELAEKIVAAGGKKRMKAPRFYYPGEKPYRMVYMEDPFGNILEIYSHSYELTYSSGAYN
- a CDS encoding LysR family transcriptional regulator — translated: MLNPIWLNTFKTLVEMGHFTRTAEVLNMTQPGVSQHINKLESACGYQLIRRFNKQFELTVYGDKVYQYALKRMEDEAELLQDLGRDEPFSGRCTIGCSGTFAWLIYPELLSLQSEYPNLSIELEATPNHRVFEQIQNGTLDIGLVTKKPNPKYFDSKVVGTESLVFVVPKFVNTALPLDEVLSETWRYTPSGSIALFSNLC
- a CDS encoding LysR family transcriptional regulator produces the protein MNNDIRNLDLNLLKAFDALMDEGSVTRAAQRLVLTQPAVSAMLTRLRDYFDDPLFVRFSAWNGSDRASANLGWANKTGSG